One Brevibacterium spongiae DNA segment encodes these proteins:
- the pdxA gene encoding 4-hydroxythreonine-4-phosphate dehydrogenase PdxA, giving the protein MKLPVLAITVGDVAGIGPEITAKSLLGHNDLREKCVPVVIGDVASIRRGVETVGGDVSAVREIGSPEEARNIPGTVEVIQVGQSLADVAVGKLSASAGDGSYRYVVEACRLAKAGAVDGIVTAPLNKAAMHAGGHQFPGHTELLAHEFGVKDYSLVLSAGDLYFFHLTTHVSMRQAIEDISFDRTLSVLKLAGAFAESMGTPDELIGLAGLNPHAGENRLFGNEDADVLAPAVAAAKEQGLNVDGPLPGDALIPSAVRGEVNLVVVCYHDQGHAPFKAVYGDDGVNITVGLPVVRVSVDHGTAFDIAGQGIAREASLVLSIERAAALAPKWNVVWEAAQAM; this is encoded by the coding sequence ATGAAGCTACCCGTTTTGGCTATCACCGTGGGAGACGTTGCCGGGATCGGGCCTGAGATCACCGCGAAGTCGCTGCTCGGACACAATGACCTGCGAGAGAAGTGCGTGCCGGTCGTGATCGGCGACGTGGCATCCATCCGGCGTGGAGTCGAAACCGTCGGAGGAGATGTCTCAGCAGTACGAGAGATCGGCTCTCCCGAAGAAGCTCGAAACATTCCCGGCACTGTCGAAGTTATTCAAGTCGGTCAGTCTCTGGCGGATGTTGCAGTGGGCAAGCTCAGTGCCTCTGCTGGAGACGGCTCTTATCGTTATGTTGTCGAAGCTTGCCGGCTTGCCAAGGCCGGTGCAGTAGACGGCATCGTCACCGCACCGCTGAACAAGGCTGCCATGCATGCCGGTGGTCACCAGTTCCCGGGCCACACCGAGCTGCTGGCCCATGAGTTCGGTGTCAAGGACTATTCGCTGGTGCTCTCAGCCGGAGACCTCTATTTCTTCCACCTCACCACGCACGTATCGATGCGTCAGGCAATCGAAGACATCTCCTTCGACCGCACTCTCAGCGTGCTCAAACTTGCGGGCGCCTTTGCCGAATCGATGGGTACACCTGACGAGCTAATCGGACTTGCGGGGCTGAATCCGCATGCGGGGGAGAATCGGCTGTTTGGCAATGAGGATGCCGATGTGCTCGCACCAGCCGTTGCTGCGGCGAAAGAGCAGGGACTCAACGTTGACGGTCCGCTGCCAGGCGACGCTCTCATCCCCTCCGCAGTTCGCGGCGAGGTCAACCTCGTAGTCGTGTGCTACCACGATCAGGGCCACGCTCCGTTCAAAGCTGTCTATGGTGACGACGGCGTGAACATTACCGTCGGGCTTCCGGTGGTGCGCGTTTCGGTCGACCACGGTACCGCCTTCGACATCGCCGGACAGGGCATCGCCCGAGAAGCGAGTTTGGTGCTGTCGATCGAACGCGCGGCTGCGCTGGCGCCGAAGTGGAATGTCGTGTGGGA
- a CDS encoding four-carbon acid sugar kinase family protein — protein sequence MTSPAVLVVADDLTGATDSSVQFARAGWQTRLQLAEPGRENQEDGTVSARVTDARAMNADEACQKTQDAVRSGAAAPNQRLFLKIDSTLRGSVAAQIEGALAEWKSRHPEAVALVCPAYPAMGRTVVGGRLLVDGVPVDETAIRTDPVTPVTTSAVADILPGSTVLVGPLDREQLKGAIESIRGSASMSLTVDASTDDDLRIIAEVASEMGGNIVPVGSAGLASALSSVWGSDLEPRVWTAPTCKRLVIVASSLHTVTREQIVALTETLPGIVDVREPELAQVLEGGARREWLTEVRASGSVAPITVISPPSERTSQTDLVAEFIAETTAAVVGSDSSAGLMLLGGEGARAVLNHLGAHSLQIHATVREGIPIGTIGGGGRHGTTVVTKAGGFGRRLDVAHIAADLLDYEIEGNE from the coding sequence ATGACCTCCCCGGCGGTCCTGGTCGTCGCTGACGACTTGACGGGAGCTACTGACTCCTCTGTGCAGTTCGCTCGTGCCGGTTGGCAAACCCGACTGCAGCTGGCCGAGCCCGGACGTGAGAATCAGGAGGACGGAACAGTCAGTGCCCGAGTCACAGACGCTCGAGCCATGAATGCCGACGAGGCATGTCAGAAGACTCAGGATGCTGTGCGCTCGGGTGCAGCCGCGCCGAATCAACGACTCTTTCTCAAAATCGACTCCACGCTCCGAGGTTCCGTCGCCGCGCAGATCGAAGGGGCCCTAGCAGAATGGAAGTCGAGGCATCCTGAAGCGGTTGCCCTTGTCTGCCCCGCATACCCAGCGATGGGCCGGACAGTCGTTGGTGGAAGGCTCCTGGTTGACGGTGTCCCGGTCGACGAGACGGCGATCCGAACAGACCCGGTCACTCCGGTGACGACATCCGCTGTTGCGGATATCCTGCCTGGCAGCACCGTTCTCGTCGGTCCTCTTGATCGCGAACAGCTGAAGGGTGCGATCGAAAGCATTCGTGGGTCGGCATCGATGTCGCTGACCGTCGATGCCAGCACCGACGACGATCTCAGAATCATCGCCGAGGTGGCCTCTGAAATGGGCGGAAACATCGTTCCCGTCGGTTCAGCAGGACTCGCTTCCGCCCTCTCGAGTGTCTGGGGGTCGGACCTTGAGCCCAGGGTGTGGACCGCGCCGACGTGCAAACGCCTGGTCATCGTCGCGAGTTCTCTACATACTGTGACCCGAGAACAGATTGTCGCCCTCACTGAGACGTTGCCTGGAATAGTCGACGTTCGGGAACCGGAGCTTGCGCAGGTCCTGGAAGGTGGAGCACGTCGTGAGTGGCTGACGGAGGTCCGAGCAAGCGGCTCTGTCGCACCAATCACTGTCATCAGTCCTCCGTCAGAACGGACCTCCCAGACGGACCTTGTCGCAGAATTCATCGCCGAGACGACGGCCGCGGTTGTTGGCTCCGACTCGTCGGCCGGACTAATGCTGCTAGGAGGAGAAGGTGCGAGAGCTGTGCTCAACCATCTTGGTGCACATAGCCTTCAAATCCATGCGACGGTACGAGAGGGCATTCCGATCGGCACCATTGGCGGTGGGGGTCGCCACGGGACGACCGTCGTCACCAAGGCAGGCGGATTCGGCCGTCGTCTTGATGTCGCACATATCGCCGCAGATCTATTGGACTACGAAATAGAAGGAAACGAATAA
- a CDS encoding 2-keto-3-deoxygluconate permease, giving the protein MVAGSQIRSRVPLFDGMNRIPGGIMLIPLILGSIVGTFFPGFLDLGNFTTALFKDSALPLIGILIFATGMQITLKTSGPVLATAGTILLTKSIIPAFLVVLLGHFVGIDGILGVSILALIVTMDNSNGGLWLAFTGRYGDARDRGAYMASAINDGPFFSMLFLGAAGLADIPYTLLLAAVIPLVLGVIVGNLDEKWTEIMRPIPNMVIPFFAFALGTGIDLGNVVTGGLSGLLVGAFATLFTGTLAYFGYRWILRRGKQSGIGIASATTAGNAIATPAIIAGADPTFEPYVEVATAQVASAVLVSAVLAPLLAAWVLKREGGLKDQNEETESAPLRPEGL; this is encoded by the coding sequence ATGGTTGCCGGATCACAGATCAGAAGCCGCGTACCGCTCTTCGACGGAATGAACCGGATTCCGGGTGGAATCATGCTCATTCCGCTCATCCTCGGCTCCATCGTCGGGACCTTCTTCCCCGGGTTTCTTGACCTCGGAAACTTCACCACAGCACTCTTCAAGGACTCGGCTCTGCCGCTCATCGGCATCCTTATCTTTGCTACGGGTATGCAGATCACGCTGAAGACGTCGGGGCCTGTCTTGGCTACGGCTGGAACTATTCTCCTGACGAAGTCGATCATCCCGGCATTCCTTGTTGTCCTTCTCGGTCATTTCGTGGGCATCGATGGAATCCTCGGGGTCTCGATTCTTGCTTTGATCGTCACTATGGACAACAGCAACGGTGGTCTCTGGCTTGCTTTTACCGGCCGCTATGGAGATGCTCGCGATCGTGGAGCCTATATGGCTTCAGCGATCAATGACGGTCCGTTCTTCTCCATGCTCTTCCTCGGTGCCGCAGGACTTGCTGACATCCCATACACGCTGCTGCTGGCTGCGGTGATCCCGCTCGTTCTTGGCGTCATCGTCGGCAATCTCGATGAGAAGTGGACAGAGATTATGCGGCCGATTCCGAACATGGTCATCCCCTTTTTTGCTTTTGCGCTCGGAACCGGAATCGATCTTGGCAACGTCGTCACAGGTGGTCTTTCCGGCCTTCTTGTCGGAGCCTTCGCAACTCTCTTCACTGGAACATTGGCCTATTTCGGCTACCGGTGGATTCTTCGACGCGGCAAGCAGTCTGGAATTGGCATCGCTTCGGCCACGACGGCAGGAAATGCCATTGCCACTCCGGCCATCATCGCCGGAGCTGATCCGACCTTTGAGCCTTATGTTGAGGTAGCAACCGCCCAGGTCGCCTCAGCGGTCCTTGTTTCCGCAGTGCTCGCCCCGCTGCTTGCCGCATGGGTCCTCAAGCGTGAGGGCGGGCTCAAAGACCAGAACGAGGAAACTGAGTCGGCCCCACTGCGCCCCGAGGGGCTATGA